Below is a genomic region from Geoglobus acetivorans.
CGTCCATCACCACATAATCCGGCTCCATTGCGAGGACTCCTGCTATTGTTACTCTTTTCTTTTCTCCACCGCTGAGCCTGCTGCAGAGTCTGTTTTCGTAACCACCAAGACCGAGCTTTTTCAGAATTGACATGATTTTACCGTCATCTCTAATCCCCACATTTTCAGGCCCGAAAACGACGTCCTGCCATACGGTCGGAGCGACGATCTGGTCGTCCGGATTCTGAAAAACAAATCCTATTTTCTTCCTCAGCGCAACGAGTGACTTTCTGTCGTATTTCACCTCCACCCCATCAACATAAATCTCGCCTCTGTCAGGTCTTAAAAGTCCGTTCAGGTGCATTAAAAGAGTTGATTTTCCCGCCCCATTCCTTCCCATGAGTATCGTTACCTCTCCTTTCTCAGCAACCATATCGATTCCCTTAAGGACATCCCTGTCCCCGTAAGAAAACCACAGATTTCTGACCTCTATCAGAGTACCACCCCCGCAAGAGTCAGGAGAAGGACTATCACCAGTGCATGAACCGTCCCTCTATTCCCTCCTGTAACGACCGGGACTTTTCCCGAGTAACACCTTGCTTCCATCGCCATGTCCAGTTTTTCCGCTCTATCCAATGATTTCACAAACATCGAATATCCAATCAAAGCAGCAGTCCTCACGAAACTCTTTCTGTTCGCAAAGCCCAGTCTTGATTCTGCAGATGTTTCAAGCCTGAAAAGCTCGTCAAGAAAGATCTGTATGCTCCTGTAAATCAGAGACATCATTTCAACGACAAAATCGGGCAATCTGAGTTTTTTCAGGGCAGACAGCAATTCGGGAATGCTGGTTGTAAAGATCAGGTAGAGCATGAGCGAGAGGGACGAATACGTTCTCAGAAATGTCCTGAAAGCTGTCTCCACACCTTCCCTGCTGATGAGCCATACGAGATGCTCACCAGGCGTGATGACAGCAATCACAAAGAGAGCAGGAGCTATGAAGTATGACGGCACTCTCAAAAACCTGAAGTAGCTGAATCCAGTCGAGTAAAGACACAGGGCTGAGAAGATGAGGAATGCTAAGAGAAAAACCGGTGTTTTGTTGAACGCATACAGGAGAATAAATGAAAAGATAACAAAATAAACGTTCACCGGCCCATCTATGAGTTTTCTTGAGTTTGCCTGGATTTCCTCAAGCGTTTCGTGCATCTCTACCAGCACCGTGCCTGCCGATCACGTAACCAACGACAAACGCTCCGATACCTGCCTGAACACTGAAGAGCAGGCTCTCGATTTCACCGCTCGGTGGTTCCCAGACCGGTGAAAACCACGGCTCATAGTCAGGAGAGAGCTGTTTTATTGCCTCCTCAGCTTTCTCATCCGCTCCTGACCAGTTTTCAGCTTTTGCCAGCGGAAGCTGGAGAACCATAAATGCCAGTATCAGCATGAACAGCATCCTTTTCACGCCACCACCCCTTCCTTCACCGCATTGCGGTCAATCTGTGCAATGTAACCTATGAGCAGAGCAGAGAAAATTCCCTCAACAATCGCAACCGGAATCTGAGTTAGAGCAAAGATGCCCATGAACGTGAGCGCCGAGTTTATCATGCTGGTCCCCGGAAAAGCCAGTGCGAGCTGCAGAGACGTCACAACATAGGTGAACCAGTCGGCAACAACTGCGGTTATGAATGCATTCACCTTGAGGCTCACCCTGCCCTTCAAAGCCCTGTAAACCAGCCACCCGGCAAATGGTCCCACAATACCCATTGACGCCGTGTTGGCACCGAGCGTTGTAAGCCCTCCATGAGCAAGGAGCAATGCCTGATACAGAAGAACTATTGCCGAAAGAAATGCAGTAACCGAAGGCCCGAAAAGCATCGTTGAAATTCCCGTGCCAGTTGGATGAGAGCAGCTACCGGTAACGGGAGAAGGAATTTTCAGAGACGACAGGACAAAAATGAACCCCCCAGCCACAGCCAGCAGAGCTTTGTTTTTCGGGTTCTCATCAATCAGTCTCTTTGACTTCACTGCTCCGTAAACAACGAAAACCAGCGACACTGCATACCAGAACACGGCCCATACCGGTGGAAGAAAACCCTCCATGATGTGCATTAAACCACCTCTCTTGATTTTTTGTCAAGAAAAATTGACAATATTTAAAAAACTTTCGAAGCGGATGATTAAAAAAGAGGGGGAAAATTCATGCACGCCTTCGTAATTGCCGGAACAAACAGTGGTTCTGGAAAAACATCCATAGGAATATCCATAACCTCAGCTCTGATGAAAAGGGGACTGAAAGTTCAGCCGTTCAAGGTTGGTCCCGATTTCATCGATCCAACACATTACTCCTTTTGCGAATGGGGAGTGAACCTCGATGCATTCATGATGGGGGAAGACGGTGTCAGAAGGTCTTTCTGCAGGTGGACAAGAGGAAAGGACGTCGCCCTGATCGAAGGCGTTATGGGGCTATATGATGGATACAACCTGACGACCTTCTCGTCGACCGCCCACATTGCCAGAATCCTGAATATTCCAGTCATACTTACAATGAACGTCAGGGCAATGTCAGTATCGGCACTGGCCATGTTTGAAGGATTCAGAAATTACGACAGAAGGCTTAACGTGGCAGGAGTTATATTCAACAGCGCAACGAAATTCCATGAGAGACTGAAGAGGGTTTTTGAGGAAAAGGGCTACAGGGTATTCGGAGTTGTGCCGGAAACAGACCTGCTGAAAGTGGAGAGCAGACACTTGGGACTGCACTTGGGTATGGAGGTGGAGAGAGACCTGGACAGGATTGCTGAATTTGCCGAAGAACACATAGACATAGACGGAATCCTGGAGATAAGCGAGCTGGAAATTGATTGCAAGGAATTTAAAGAGACTGAAAGAGGCGGATTCAAAATCGGAGTTCCTTTTGACGAGGCATTCTCGTTTTACTACAGAGATAACCTTGAGGCTCTCAGGAAGTTTGGCAAAATTGAGTTCTTCTCCCCCCTGAAAGGAGAAAGAATCGAATGCGATGCATACTACATCGGGGGCGGATACCCCGAACTTTACGAGTTTCCGGAATTCCTCAGGTTTATAAGGAAGGAGGCCCTTGACGAGAAACCCATCTATGCTGAATGTGGGGGCATGATGGTTCTCTCAAGAACGCTCGAGATTGACGGAAAAAAAAGAAAAATGGCGGGTGTCCTTGATCTGGACATCGAATTCACGAAAAAACTCCAGGCACTCGGATACATCAGAGGAGAGGTTATACGAGACAACCCCTATTTCACCGGATCTTTCAGAGGTCACGAATTCCACTACAGCGTCGCTCACCCTGACAGCGATGTGAAGTTCGCCTTCAGAACGGATGGAAAGGGAATCGCATGTGGTCTGGATGGGGCTATGGCCCACAGAACGCTCGCAGGTTACAGCCACATTCATTTCCATTCGGCAAACATCAAAGAATTTCTTAGGGGAAACGCTTAAATCCTTCATAATCTGATTTGATTTTAAGGTGATATGATGAAGGTCGTGATTGATGAGAGCACATGTACGGGCTGCGGGACGTGTGAGAGCATCTGTCCTGAGGTTTTCCAGCTGGGCGACGATGGTCTCGCCCACGTTGTTGGCGAATGCGAGGGTCTTGAGGAGTGCTGCCAGGAAGCCGCGGATAACTGCCCGGTAGAAGCAATAACGATAGAGTGAAAATTTCCATTTAAATTAAGATTTCTATTTATATTTTCCACGGAAAAGAATTTAAAGCACATCTCAGGCCATAAAGTAATGCGAAAACTTGTTGCAGCGGTGG
It encodes:
- the cbiQ gene encoding cobalt ECF transporter T component CbiQ produces the protein MHETLEEIQANSRKLIDGPVNVYFVIFSFILLYAFNKTPVFLLAFLIFSALCLYSTGFSYFRFLRVPSYFIAPALFVIAVITPGEHLVWLISREGVETAFRTFLRTYSSLSLMLYLIFTTSIPELLSALKKLRLPDFVVEMMSLIYRSIQIFLDELFRLETSAESRLGFANRKSFVRTAALIGYSMFVKSLDRAEKLDMAMEARCYSGKVPVVTGGNRGTVHALVIVLLLTLAGVVL
- a CDS encoding energy-coupling factor ABC transporter substrate-binding protein, giving the protein MLFMLILAFMVLQLPLAKAENWSGADEKAEEAIKQLSPDYEPWFSPVWEPPSGEIESLLFSVQAGIGAFVVGYVIGRHGAGRDARNA
- a CDS encoding energy-coupling factor ABC transporter permease translates to MHIMEGFLPPVWAVFWYAVSLVFVVYGAVKSKRLIDENPKNKALLAVAGGFIFVLSSLKIPSPVTGSCSHPTGTGISTMLFGPSVTAFLSAIVLLYQALLLAHGGLTTLGANTASMGIVGPFAGWLVYRALKGRVSLKVNAFITAVVADWFTYVVTSLQLALAFPGTSMINSALTFMGIFALTQIPVAIVEGIFSALLIGYIAQIDRNAVKEGVVA
- a CDS encoding cobyrinate a,c-diamide synthase — translated: MHAFVIAGTNSGSGKTSIGISITSALMKRGLKVQPFKVGPDFIDPTHYSFCEWGVNLDAFMMGEDGVRRSFCRWTRGKDVALIEGVMGLYDGYNLTTFSSTAHIARILNIPVILTMNVRAMSVSALAMFEGFRNYDRRLNVAGVIFNSATKFHERLKRVFEEKGYRVFGVVPETDLLKVESRHLGLHLGMEVERDLDRIAEFAEEHIDIDGILEISELEIDCKEFKETERGGFKIGVPFDEAFSFYYRDNLEALRKFGKIEFFSPLKGERIECDAYYIGGGYPELYEFPEFLRFIRKEALDEKPIYAECGGMMVLSRTLEIDGKKRKMAGVLDLDIEFTKKLQALGYIRGEVIRDNPYFTGSFRGHEFHYSVAHPDSDVKFAFRTDGKGIACGLDGAMAHRTLAGYSHIHFHSANIKEFLRGNA
- a CDS encoding ferredoxin; this translates as MMKVVIDESTCTGCGTCESICPEVFQLGDDGLAHVVGECEGLEECCQEAADNCPVEAITIE